The genomic segment CTCTTCCTGCTCAAAGGTTTGCATCatgactaatgtactgtgatgtacgagcgaaaacaggttgtgcagcaagCATTTAACCgcagaaatatttcaacatgatctgcatgcagcaTTAACAAGTAATAGTATTTTTTGGCAAAACCGTGTTGAAATCGTAAACAATATTTCTATTAGATTTATCtcccaaaatatgaaaatagcgttgtagttcccctttaacgAGCAGCGTGTTTCCACATCCTGCAGTGCAACTGAACATTGACTGCCCTCAATCGTAGAGTACACACAGAGCCCCTGAGTCTGCAGAGCCTGCCTGGAACGAAACCAGTAGCACCAGTGGTCCTGACTCGAGTACCTTGTCTCCCCTAGGAGGAACTGGGCTTCCTGTTTGCACAACAGCACGCCCACCATCTCTCATTAccagcaaattatcactcatggCTGCCCCAATAAGCCTGCAGAAAAGGTAATACTAAGCTTATCAGGCAGATTGAAGCATATTACCCTGAATATTCCAGGTCTCAGTGGCCCTGGCTTTCCTTACTCCTGCCGGTTTGGCCTGTGGGTGTGTGATGGGCATGGAATGGGCTGGACAGAATCGCTCTTCTCTGACGTAGATCTACCAACCACAAGCCATGACTTTGAAACTACAGGACCTAAACGTCTGACACAAACTGGAGTGCGTGtagtcattttaaatgatgacAAGGGTGTCAAGCCATGCAGCCAGTGACTGGGAATGAACACTGCCCTGTTATCCAGATCAATACACCAGCAGACTGGCTGGGCGCTGAGCCATTCTTGAAATCCCCACATTTTCAGTCAGTTGGCTTTCACATTAGCCCTTTATTAGCAATAAAAGTCTTGACCTCTGCATTGCTCTAATGCATTGCTATTTACCACAGAACATTCTTTTTAAAGCTCAGTGTTTGCTGATTAAGTCATCCACAGATTTCTAGCTTCGTGACTGGTGCTGTTGCCTTGTTCGGGGCTGGACAGGCAAGTGGTTCAAACTCCTCATGTTCAAGAGCGAATGTGTTTGTTATACTGCTCATGACTGCAGCCACAAATTATTGATACAGAATTTCAGCACTGTATTCTGTAATACCATGTGGATTGTTGGGTTATAATACCTTTGACTGAAGGACATACAGCAGCTTAATGAGTGTTTTAAATGGTTCCCAAGTCCCTGCTTAGTGGATGTTTAAATAGAATGGTCATATCATTCTGTGTTCATTAGGACATTCTCAGATAggacaggattttaaaattgctAGTAAATGGAAAGATAATTAATACGCAAGTTAATACAGGTCATGTCACCCAAGGTGGATGTTGGCTCTTGATGACTATGTGCTTCAAACTCATGCTATTGATCTTCAATCAGATCAAACAGCTGATCAATGTAACCGGTTTGTTTGGGAGAGTGGTTGTGAATATTTAAATtccttattaacaaaaataaataatccatttattgtgttttgtgttaGTAACTGCAAACAACAACATGATAATCTTGAAGGTATGATCAAGCAACGGTTCTCCTCATGGTCGCCCTGTGTTTAAACCAGATGGGACTTAGTTTCTGCTGCTAAAGAGGTCCAGTGGACGACCACTGATTCATTTCTAAGTGTTGATAACAGTCTCTATGGAGGTAAATCAGATGATTTGTCAAATTAAGCAATTTAGAGATACAAAAATTTCAAGACCTTTAATCCTCAAGGATCAGAGTTCCCTTAAATAAACAAATCCCTTGCTTACTTGATCAATAATTCACAATTGCTCCCAATCTGTAGAAAGAGAAGATTCATGGTCACTGGCCCGGGGCTCTTACTAGCTAGACTAGGCTGTCTTCCTGCCTTCTGGAGGTGCAGCTCCTAGAGAGGACGGGTCCTCTCAGGGGCCAGGCCTGCGCGCTGTCTTGTCCTGCCCGTACACACTCCCTCTCTACCCTCTACAGGCCGGTTTGGCCCGCACGGGTGCAAGCAGCCAGACACAACAGCCCTTGGTCTTCCACTCTGCCTCACTGCCTCAGTCCTCTATCTGATCTTATCACTTTGCTCCGTTGCAACTTGTCTGAAATAGCTGTCCAGCACTTGCACAACAGCAGGTTTGAAAGATGTGCTTAATTCCAGGCCAGCCATACAGTAGTCTTGATTTCTTGGGGCAAACAATTATATTGATTCATTTTTCACCACTGACTTATCAGATATGATTCTGGAGCCCTGCTCCTTCTGGGAAGGGGGCTGCTTTGCTTGTATTCCCCATGAAGTGGACTGGGTCCTCCTAGTCCGAAAGGCCAGGAGAATCTTCAGGGGCTTCTCAGCCAGGGGTTCTGATTGCTGAACACAGGAGACCGTGTGTCCTGACAGCCTGCCTGCTAGTTTTCACAAACAGGGATATTCTTTACTGGATGGGCGTCCCATCTAATTTCAGTTGGACACAGTCCTGGGCTAAAGGAGACCTACAGTAGGCGGGAAGGGGTTGCTGTTCAGATGAGTACAACTGTAACCCTAAAAAACATGCTGGCGATTCCCATGTAGCTTAACCAGGTGCTTCTGGTTTTCCTTCAGAGCCCCACAGACTGGGCCCTGTCGTGACTGGACATATGGCTGACTggactgtgctgtgtggctgGCCTGCTGTGCTACAGTGACCTGCTGTCAGCGCGTAGTACAGCACATTTCCTGAGGTCCGTGTACAGCGATTGTAGACAGTTAAAAATCCGAAATTACTAAGGCTGGAATGCCTGACTGTACCCTGCAAGAGGCACACAAATCTGTGTGTCGAAGCATGCGTGTGTATACGGGAGCCTGCGTGCCCACGGGCGAGCGGAGGTACTCGTGTCACGGCAGCCTACCGTCTGGTTATCCTCGTACAGCTTGAGGTCGTAGCCGCTGAGCTCCACGCAGAAGATAATGGCTGTCACGCCTTCGAAGCAGTGAATCCACTTCTTGCGCTCAGAGCGCTGGCCGCCCACGTCCACCATCTTGAAGGTGAGCTCCTTGAATGTGAACTTGTTCTCCACGATGCCCGTGGTCATGTCCCGCGAGCGCAGGATGTCCTCCACAGTGGGGATGTACTCGGGAGCGGCAATGCGGTCCAGGTCGTTCAGGTAGTAGGCGGCGTTGTCCTCCAGGTGGTACTCGTTGGAGCGGCTGAAGCACTCCTGCACGCCCGGGTCACCCCACAGCCTCTTCATGACGCCCAGCAGCTCTGGCGTGATCTCGCCCTTGCTCTCGGCGGGGCCCGTCAGCGCAAACAGCTGCACGGCGTCGTAGGCGCGGTCGGGGTTGTGGAACTCGATCTTGAGCGTGGCCAGCGCGCGGATGATGCGGGTGAGCGAGTCGATGGCGTTGTACAGGATCAGCGGCTTGTACTCCTTGCAGGCCTCCAGGTTGAAGCCGCCGCTGTGGATGATCTTCATCTGCTTGACGATGGTGCTCTTGCCCGAGTTGCTGGTGCCCAGCAGGAGCAGCTTGATCTCCCGCCGCTGCCGCTGGCTCTCTGAGCGCAGGTGCCGGTCGATCCGCCGCGATCGCCGCGCGGCCTCCTTCTCCTCAGAGCTTTGACGACATCCCATGATCCTCTCTGGGGTAGGGGTGGAGGGGTGAAGCAGAGGCAGTTTCAGACCCGGCACGGCAGTGGAGCAGCTGGGCTGTGAATGTGACACAGGGGAGAGGAGTGGAAAGGGGAATTGCGGCAGGAGCAGCAGCCTCGCCTCGTTCCTTcccttcttcctcctccttctccctgCTCCCCTGTTATCTGTAAGTAAGAAAGAAGAGCTCCCCGTCCTCTGCTTTCGGGTTTCTTCTTCCTCCCCCTTCCACTTTCCGAAGCAGCTCTGGAAATGATTGAAGCAGACAGGTAGAGTTGGGATAATTTTTTTACAGACCTGGAGCCAGGTGCTTCTTCCTTATCTTGCAAAGCACACAGTTATCCGGGGCCTGATGGGTAAACAGGGGCTGCTCCACCTGGCCTGGGCCCTGCAGGGGGGAACGACGGTGCTCGGCAGCCGGTGATTGGTCCAGTCTTCAGGAGATGTCATATCATGGCCCTCTCTCTCCTGAGCAGGCAGCAGCACATTCTGGTCAGCAAAAGGCCGGGTGGCTCCTGCGTGGCAGCCCTGTGTTTGGGTACAGATGACTCTCCTCGTGCCCCTCCAGCATGGCTACTCCACAGCCCTTCCTGCCTGTGGCCCTGGCTCCGCACTCATCCGCCGGCCCTCTCCCCActctcttccctctctccttcctctgtgtgtctcctggtcTCCGTGGAGATCGGGGGATGTGCTCTGAGCAGCAGCAGAATAGCTGGTGGTAGAGGGAGCCTCACACTGTCTTTCCGTCTTGTTTCTGGACAGGGTCGATTCCTCCCTGTGAAAGTCaatgaataaataattagattaattagACAGTGGATGACAAAAACAAGCACAGCTGATGCGGCTGAGATCAGTCCAGTCCGCACCCACACTGTCAAGCTTGTTTCCCCTGTGAAAATTAATTAAGAAAAGGAATAAATGGCAATAAACAGGTGTTGAGATGCTAACAGTGATGCATTTTAAACATGCTTTCTTCGGTCTTGGTGTTGACTATCGACCAATAGTGCACTAAAGCATGAGAGATACTCATCAGCAGAAAACACGGGTTCAGAATCGTTGTCTCTGCCGGCTCCAGCTCTGTTGTAGTTATTCTGGGTGTTAACGTGAGCGTCAGGgtggtatgtgtgtgtctgagtatgTGTTATTTCAGAGCTATTTTCCTGCTTTCCTGTAACTGAACaggagtgtctctctctctcgtgtgGGAACCAGGCTGAGgcgtgtgtctgctctctgtgctcGTAAGCGGGACAGTTCTGGCTGGAAACATTTCCCTGCTCTAAACATGACATCAGACGCAATCTTTATTGTCACGCAAGAAAATAACTGCGTGGCTGCTATCTGCCCAGGCCTCTTGTCTGGGAGTCTCTCTGTGGCTCCGCAATGCTCATGCAAGTTGAGGGTGTTGGGAAGAGCAGCCTGCTCATACATCCAGGGGACTGCTCATGAATTTGGGCCTGTCCTGCAGTCGTACGTTCAAGACCAAAAAGCAGAATCTGTAAGATTCAGAGTTTTGGGGAACATCAGAAGAATCTGAAATGGCAGTGGTCTGAGCACAGTGTAGTGGACGTATCCCTGGCCCAGCTCGGACTGGCCCAGTCCTGCAAACAGGGAGTGAGCTGGACCATCACTGTCATCATTAATAACCACTGTCAGAGACTGTTCTTCTAAACTAATTTCACTTatcaatttacagtacagtacctgaatCTTTGAGGGTGCCTTTTTATCTGTGTGGACACTTGCCTCTGTCTCTCTTTTTCAAAGAATTGAACCAGATTGGGCTGTACGTGTGTAATTGGTGTTAATGGACTGCACGCCACAGGACAACCCAAGTGATAACGTGTCCCAGCACAgggcctgtctgcctgcctttCTGCCTGAGGTGGcaaaagccctacaaacatAGAGGAAACAGTAACAAGATGCAGTGTGTCAGCTAGTTGGAATACTCTGCATTCACACACATCTCTTTTAAAGACCCCAGCCTCGCTGCCACCACACCCCAAACACAACAGCTGTGTTACAGCTTTGTCCCCCAGCCTCTGTCTGGTCACCAGCTGCTTCCTCCTCCCAGCCTGCACTGCGTGTCTGCCAGCTCTCGCCAAGCAGAGTCTCGCTTCATCTGCTGGTAAAGAGGAAGTCACACTGCTGGTCCTCCAGTGGGAGACCCCTTCCTCTCTGCCTCCCTGTGCTCTGCCTCAGGCATGGGCCTGGCTGTCTTCTCTGTGTGTGACTGTCCCTCTGGTGCCCGGAAAAGACACGGGGATCTGATGCCTGCGAATGGGGGAGGCTAGGAGTTCTGCAGCTTTGTAGCACATCCATAAATCACAGAGTGAATGACGGGAGGGATGTCTACATTTTCCCCCAAATAACACTGGAGCCCCAGCCTTCTGTTCTCTTGAAGGGTGAAGTGCAGGGTGCCCACACCAGATTCTTACATATCCCAGCCCCCCTCCCTCTGCACCATACAGCCCTGGAATAAAAGCACAATTTATCACGACCAGATCCTTAACAGTGACTGTATTGTGCAATAAATAGACCAATTATATAAGCTTTGACAAAGCATATTGAATTTTTCCCTTATTGTAGAATGCCGATGTGTCGTGTGGAAGCTGTTTGCCTACAGTAGCCTGTGGCCAGCATGGTGACCCCTGAGTGGGCTGTCCCCCAGCATGATGCCTCTCTTCACTGTGATGCCCATGGCCGAGGAGGGGCCTCAGCAGAGTGCTCTGTCTGCTGCAGACACAATCGCCTGCTCCGTGTGCGGTGTTCAGCTCCTTCTCTTACAGCACCTGTCTCGAGAAGCTGTTGTACAGCATGGCGGTGTGCAGAGGTACCCAACACTGAGAGCTGATAGGCACAGGCCAGCAGCCGCCACGCGGGAACAGTCCTTCACTCGGCACTGTGCTGTATTCCCTGCTGACGCAAAGGATCTCAGGGGTCCTTCATTGattcatttcatttatttaaatggaGATGAAGAGTATTGTGCCTCTTTCTGCACCATTGGTACAATATGTAGAACCTACTGCCGCCCTGATGTGGGTGAGACAGGCCAGCAGCATGCATCTCCCTGCCCTCCCTCAGCTGCTGCTTCGGGAGTCAGACTCGCAGGCTGCATGCCGTCTACTCCCACACAACTCCGGGGCTCCACTCGCAGCCTCTGAGCACATGCATCTGTCCTTCTGCTCCTCTCAGAGGAAGACTGAGCCACTACCACGCCCCAAATCCAGGGGTAAAGGCAGGCTCCCAGAGGTGAGATTAAAACTGATTTTGCACTAGGAATGCATATCAGACATGAATGCTTTTGGCAGTAAAGAAAGCTGAAGAATCTAAAAGTGTAAAAGCTCAGAATGTGGTCAGGCTGAACTGACAAACTCCCTGCTGCTGCCTCTTGTCCTTCTCTTTGTGCCCTTGGGATGCTAATTGCATTTCTTTGTTTGCTTAATTGGGttgattttaatttgtgtttgttttaatatatttttacccCAGGCCTTTGTCATTGTTCTGTTCCCAGTTCTGGCGTCTCCCAGGCAGCGCTTTTGGCCCTGGGGGAGAACTTGGGAAGTCCTGAAGCAAGAGGTCTGCAGGAGCACAGGTGTGCAGGTGTGCGGGTCTGCAGGTGTGTGGGTGCGCAGGAGTGCAGGTGTGCAGGTgtactggtgtgtgtgtgtgtgtgtgtgcaggtgtgtgggtgtgcAGGAGTGCAGGTGTGTGGGTGCGCAGTAGTGCAGGTATGTGGGTATGCAGGTGTGTGGGTGCGCAGTAGTGCAGGTATGTGGGTATGCAGGTGTGTGGGTGCGCaggtgtacaggtgtgtgtgcagAGGTGTGCGtgtagaggtgtgtgtgtgcggagGAGTGCAGGTGTGTGGGTGCACAGTtgtgcaggtgtgtgggtctgCAGGTGTGCGGGTCTGCAGATGTGTGGGTGTGCAGGTGAGCAAGCACCTTTTAGAGCCTCTGTGTTTCAGCTGTAAACTCTTCCCTGAGTAGGCCCAGCAGCTCAGCACAATTGTTGTGTGTGAGATTCGTACTGGCAGAAATCCAGAGTCACCTGGTCACAGACATTCAGACCACTTAATCAACACACACATATCAACCCGAAACCTTCACTGAGATACGCTTCCTGAGTGCAGATGATGCGCAGACTAGCCAGAAACTGCCTACAGGTTTGTCGAGGAGTGCACCATGCAGAATGACAACACCATACTCATGGGCAGTGCTTTGATTGATCACAGTGAGAAGGTGCTGATCAATAACAGTGGGGGAGGGGTGTTATTTTGATAGGTCAACAGCTCACAAGAGGAAGGGGCAACAGGGTTCATAGGAGAAAGGAGAGTGCCGCCCCTGTCCGTCCTCTGTGCACAATCACACCAGGCGACTGCTGGTGGCGATACCATCGTGAGGCATTAAAGGGGAGGGACAGCATGCAACCAGCCCTGCCCCCAGCTCGCACACTCCCCAGCAATGTGCACTGCTGCCATTCCCACCACTGAGAATTCCTGCCTCTCCAGACACGTGATGAGTCGACTGGAGTTGATCAGGTCATCTGTCCGACAGCAGGCCCGCTGTGGTCAGTCTGCATTCAGGTGTGTGCTGACTGATACCACAGGGAAACTCTCTGCTGCAGATGT from the Lepisosteus oculatus isolate fLepOcu1 chromosome 22, fLepOcu1.hap2, whole genome shotgun sequence genome contains:
- the gnaz gene encoding guanine nucleotide-binding protein G(z) subunit alpha; the encoded protein is MGCRQSSEEKEAARRSRRIDRHLRSESQRQRREIKLLLLGTSNSGKSTIVKQMKIIHSGGFNLEACKEYKPLILYNAIDSLTRIIRALATLKIEFHNPDRAYDAVQLFALTGPAESKGEITPELLGVMKRLWGDPGVQECFSRSNEYHLEDNAAYYLNDLDRIAAPEYIPTVEDILRSRDMTTGIVENKFTFKELTFKMVDVGGQRSERKKWIHCFEGVTAIIFCVELSGYDLKLYEDNQTSRMAESLRLFDSICNNNWFINTSLILFLNKKDLLAEKIKRIPLTVCFAEYKGQNTYEEAAVYIQRQFEDLNRNKETKEIYSHFTCATDTSNIQFVFDAVTDVIIQNNLKYIGLC